From Drosophila virilis strain 15010-1051.87 chromosome X, Dvir_AGI_RSII-ME, whole genome shotgun sequence, the proteins below share one genomic window:
- the sbm gene encoding b(0,+)-type amino acid transporter 1 isoform X7: MNTSSGAEWAYFMDAYGPAPAFLFSWVSTLVLKPSQMAIICLSFAQYAVEAFVTECDPPRGVVKMVALVAIVMILFVNCYSVNLGMAVQNVFTAAKLVAVVIVICGGAWKLLQGNTQHLSHAFDGPMPNIGAIATAFYTGLWAYDGWNNLNYVTEEIKNPSKNLPRSIMIGIPLVTLCYALINISYLAAMSAQEMIESEAVAVTFGNRILGALAWLMPLSVTVSTFGSANGTLFAAGRLCFAASREGHLLDILSYVHVRRLTPAPGLIFHSLIASAMVLHGTIDSLIDFFSFTAWIFYGGAMLALIVMRYTKPNHPRPYKVPIVIPVVVLIISVYLVAAPIFQTPRIEYLYALLFIFAGLIFYVPFVKLGMTPRFMNKVTLFFQLLLEVVPTSSMAMFE; this comes from the exons ATGAATACCTCATCTGGTGCGGAATGGGCCTACTTTATGGACGCCTATGGACCGGCACCGGCTTTTTTATTCTCATGGGTATCGACATTGGTGTTGAAGCCATCTCAAATGGCAATAATATGCTTATCATTTGCACAATACGCTGTTGAGGCCTTTGTAACAGAATGTGATCCGCCCAGAGGGGTTGTAAAGATGGTTGCACTGGTGGCAATTG TGATGATATTGTTCGTGAATTGCTACAGCGTCAATTTGGGAATGGCAGTGCAGAACGTATTTACGGCGGCTAAATTAGTCGCCGTTGTCATTGTAATATGCGGTGGTGCTTGGAAGTTACTACAGGGCAACACCCAGCATTTATCACATGCATTTGATGGGCCAATGCCAAATATTGGCGCAATCGCAACCGCATTTTATACTGGCCTTTGGGCGTACGATGGTTGGAACAACCTCAACTATGTTACCGAGGAGATAAAGAATCCAAGCAAAAACTTGCCGCGATCTATCATGATAGGCATACCACTGGTTACTTTGTGCTACGCGCTGATCAACATATCCTACTTAGCAGCCATGTCAGCGCAAGAAATGATCGAATCCGAGGCGGTCGCTGTCACCTTTGGCAATCGTATTTTAGGCGCCCTTGCTTGGCTAATGCCACTTAGTGTTACTGTTAGCACATTTGGTAGTGCTAATGGTACACTCTTTGCCGCAGGACG TCTTTGCTTTGCAGCCAGTCGAGAGGGACATTTACTGGATATTTTATCATACGTACATGTACGACGCTTAACTCCTGCTCCTGGTCTTATATTCCAC TCGCTAATTGCGTCAGCCATGGTGCTGCATGGCACGATTGATTCGCTGATTGACTTCTTCAGCTTCACAGCATGGATTTTCTATGGCGGCGCCATGTTGGCACTTATAGTGATGCGCTACACCAAACCAAATCATCCACGGCCTTACAAAGTGCCCATTGTCATTCCTGTTGTGGTCTTGATTATATCTGTCTATCTTGTTGCAGCGCCAATTTTCCAGACCCCTCgcatagaatatttatatgcgtTGCTCTTTATCTTCGCGGGCCTAATATTTTACGTACCTTTCGTTAAACTAGGAATGACCCCGCGCTTTATGA ATAAGGTGACACTGTTCTTTCAGCTTCTACTGGAAGTTGTACCAACCTCGTCAATGGCCATGTTTGAGTAA